AAGCCTAATATTAAGTTTATGGAAGCATCAACCATCAAACTATCTAAATTGGCTTGTTTTTCCTTATCCAGAGAATGTTAAAACAGATTTTTATGCAACTACCGATACAATTATTCTCTTTGAGGGGACTTTCTGCTGAGGATCTATAGTCTTTTCCCAAAAGATGCAGTTAAACCGACTGCTTCTTCAACAGAACTACATTTTTTCCACCTATTGCAAGGAAAAAAGTAATTTTTGTTGAATTTCTCTTGGCATTTCTATTCAATTACAACTAAATCAGGGGGGACTGTCCCCAACTTCTGCCATTACGTTAAAATTTACCATCGGTGCAAACAAGTAAACGCTTCCCCGAGCGCTATGACGAATTTGCTGCAGCCAGTTGCTCGACTTTGCTGCTGTTGTCATGTTGCACGCAGAGGATTTACAAACTAACCAAATCACGCTGATAATGACACCGATTGGGTTTAATCATAATCCTATATAAATTATAGGACAGACTATCTGCCATCAGTCTAGAGAGATAGATAGGTTTATCCCTCTACTTGTTTATTTCAACCGCTTCTAAAAATCTACGCACATCTAGGCACTAGTCTAGAAATATCGGCACAGGGAACCCCACAGTGTATCTTCCAAAGAATCATTCCTACTGTTGATGCTTGCGACTAAGAGAACTCGTGTCCTCCGTTTGCTTGTGCAGGAACTCCAGCAGAGTGTTTTAACTTGCTATTGAGTTAATTCCACAGACTCCAAACGTCCTTTCCTGACTTCACGTCAAGATAGGCGCTTATGGAGCCTGGAATATTTTCAGTTAGCCTCATCTGCTTCATCGCTACCTAATGCATACTGAGGCGCATGCTTAACCAGTCCAATGAGGCTAGTGTATGCAGGATTGACCTTCATGAGGTATAGCTATAGCCAACAAGATTAGGACGTAAACTAAAAGAGTTCCCAGAGCGTCTACCCCATTTCAATGGCTAAAGCTTATAGTGATGATTTCCGGCAAAAAGTTATGCAAGCGATTGAGTTGGACGGTCTCAAGAAGTCTGAAGCCAGCCAAGTGTTCAATATCAGTCGTAATACGATTAACTTGTGGTTGCAGCGCAAAGCCCAAACGGGTGATGTCAAACCCAAACCGAGGAAAGCATCGCAGCAGAGCGGCAAAATCAGCGATTGGGAGAAGTTTCGCACTTTTGTCAAAGAGCATGGGGATAAAACCCAGAGCGAAATGGCACAGCTATGGGATGGGGAAATTAGCCAACGCACGATTTCAAGGGCATTACGAAAGATAGGACATACACGTAAAAAAAACATACGGGTATAGTCAACGAGATGAAGCTAAACGGGCAGCGTTGTTAGCGCAACTGGATAACCCGAAAGCGTCTCATCTGGTATATGTTGATGAGTCTGGTATGGATGAACGCGACAACTACGGCTACGGATACTCCCTTGTTGGGGAACGCTTCTACGACCTCAAATCGGGTCGACGGCAAGGTCGCATTAATATGATTGCTGGGTATCGAGAGGGGCAATTGATTGCGCCATTTACTGTCGAGGGGGCGTGTAACCGAACCGTGTTTGAGACCTGGCTAGAAACGTGTTTGATTCCGGTGTTGCGTCCGGGTGAGTGGGTGATTGTAGATAATGCAACGTTTCATCATGGTGGTCGGATTGCCCAATTAATTCAAGCTGCAGGGTGTCAGCTAGTCTATCTGCCGCCCTATTCGCCAGATCTTAATCGGATTGAAAAGTGTTGGGCATGGTTAAAAAGTAGGGTTCGCAAGCTGTTACCCAAATCGGATAATTTACGTGATGCAATAGAAACCGTTCTCAAGCAAGCAGCGTCCTAACTAATATGGCTACGGCTATAAATACCTCTGTTGCTCAAAATACTTTCTAGTAGCTCCTAACATCGGCTGTATGCACATCCTCAAAGCATTCGAGCAATTGCTTACCACGTTCTGTGAGTTGCTCTTTCTTGAGCGAGAAATCCAATTCCTCACAGACAAGATGGTGACTACTTCCGTTTCCATTTCTTCACAGATACCAAAAACTGACATCTTGCACCAAGAAAGCTTGATGTAATTTTCAAACTCACTATGAATCCTGAAGCCCTTATTCTACTGAATTGCGCTGCTTTTGACTAAGCCTAGGCTTATACGGATAGGTGCAAGATATGAGAAAAACTAATTCAGCACCAAACCTCATCAATCTATAGCTTTAGTTACTATTGTGCTGCATCATAGAGCATCATAGTCTTGTTTAGTAAAAGCACGGAAATGAGATTAGGCAGGTTGTCTTCCTATTTCAAACTTCGACTTTGCAACGCCGAATGAGTTGATGCTCTTTTCTCCAAGTTTGGGGAGGTATCTCGTGGTGTTGACGAAACTGGCGGGAGAAATGACAGGCGTTTTGATAGCCGAGTGCTGTCGCAATTTGCTCGATTGTTTGATCAGTCTCTTGGAGTAAGCGACGTGCTGCTGACATCCGGCGCTTAACAATCCAGCCGTTTACTGTTTCTCCTGTGATTTTTGCCACTCTGTTAGTCAAGTAAGCAGAAGAGTAACCAACTGCCTCAGCTACGTCGCACAGAGTGATACCTTGGTCATAATTGGCTTCTATGTACTCGAAAACTTCTTTGAGTTGCGGTACAGATGGAAAGATAGATTCTGAAATTATTGATGAAGTTGTGCCTGCTACTACTGGTACTGATAATTTCTGGCAGCAAGCAGCATACCAGTAATGCATAAGTTTTGATTGCTTTTCTAATCTAACTGTGATCGCTCTGAGTAACTGCTTTAATGTGCAAGGCTTGGTAAGATAGTCATCTGCTCCCAACTCCATACCTTTGCGAAGAGATACCTTGCTATCGCTGCCCGTTAGAAAAATAAAAGGTACAATTGCAGTCACCGGATCTTGGCGCAGCATCGTCAGAACGCCAAAACCATCCGTATCTGGCATCAGAATATCGCAAATAACCAAATCGGGTAGATGCTCTTGTGCTTTTTGGATACCAACAGTACCATTTTCAGCACCAATTGTGTCAAAACCTTCAGCCGCAAGACCGTCTAAGAAAATATTGCGACTCATTGTGTCATCTTCAATAATAAGAATTTTTTTTGCTGATTCGTGCATCATGTTCAATCACTTAAATTTGAAGGAGCTTAGGGTTGCTGAACTCTGTGCCGAGTGATGGGTAATAATTAAGAGTGAGTTGATGGCAGTTTGACAGTAAAAGTCGTGCCAACCCCCACTACACTTTCCACAGCGATTTCACCGCCATGTAAATCTACTAGGGTTTTAACAATTGATAGACCTAATCCAGTACCTGGTATACTGTCAACATTGCTGCCACGATAAAACGGCTCGAACATTTGTTGTTGATCTACTACCGGAATACCAATACCTGAGTCTTTAATTTGAAAAATCGCTTCTTTACTTTGACAGCAAAGTCTAAAAGTTACCGCGCTGCCATTAGGTGAATACTTGATAGCATTTGAGAGTAGGTTAGTTAGAATATGCTGTAATAGTTTTGGATCTAAATAAGCAGTAGAGCAGTTACCTTGGGTGACAAAATTGATTAATTTCTGATCACCACTTGCTATCTGCACCTGTGCTAAAATGTCGCGGCAAAACCTATCTAAATTAAGCTGTCTAGGCTCACACTCCAACCTCGCCGCTTCTGCCTGACCGTATAATAAAATTTCATCTAGTAACTCACTAATTTGTTGAACAGCAACTTGAATTAAATCTAAATACGAACGGTTTTTCTCTTCAGTCCATTGGTGAATATGACGTCTGAGTAAATCAGCAGAGAATGAGACAATATTCAACGGGGTGCGGAATTGATGACAGAGCATAGAGACAAAGCGTTCTCTGAGTTCGCTCAGTCGTTTTGCTTGCTCAAGAGCTTGACGAACCTCTGACTCTGCCTGCTTATAATCTGTGATATCGATGGCTGTGACTAATTCAACCTGCTTACTTGCAAAATCCATCACCCCATCAAGTACTCCTACTGTACAAGCTAGCCAGCGCTTGACACCGTTTTTTGTCAGAATCTGCATCTCCTGATATTCACAACAACCTGCTCCATCTTGCTTTTGAACCTGCCTAAGCTTTTTGCCTTTAATGAGTCGGTCAATATTAAAATTATTCAGCAATTCCTTTTTTGTATATCCACTCAAATCTTCTGCGGCAGGATTAACATAGCAAATGTGTTTGTCATGAATCAGGAAAATACTAGCTTCTGTCGTTTCTGCCAAAGTACGAAATCGGGCTTCATTGAGCCTAAGTGCTTCTTCTGTTTTTCTGGATTCAGTAACGTCCCAGATACTCCACACTCTACCGATAATTTTGTTTTCTAACCGCTGTGGCTCAGAGTAATGTGCAAAGACTCTCCCATCTTTCAATTCT
The sequence above is a segment of the Mastigocladopsis repens PCC 10914 genome. Coding sequences within it:
- a CDS encoding response regulator transcription factor, translated to MMHESAKKILIIEDDTMSRNIFLDGLAAEGFDTIGAENGTVGIQKAQEHLPDLVICDILMPDTDGFGVLTMLRQDPVTAIVPFIFLTGSDSKVSLRKGMELGADDYLTKPCTLKQLLRAITVRLEKQSKLMHYWYAACCQKLSVPVVAGTTSSIISESIFPSVPQLKEVFEYIEANYDQGITLCDVAEAVGYSSAYLTNRVAKITGETVNGWIVKRRMSAARRLLQETDQTIEQIATALGYQNACHFSRQFRQHHEIPPQTWRKEHQLIRRCKVEV
- a CDS encoding scytonemin biosynthesis sensor histidine kinase encodes the protein MTFGDYMLSNTNSQSALQPEEELKLAKFIINQVADAVFYVESNAQILYVNDAFCQMTEYFREELLSMTLKDMDVDFLPQDWLEIWSALKQQGSLTFKSRYRTKANQVFLLEITITYIEHQAREFGCAFARDHSNELVDMSVQRYINKSPDPKEELQQEVIEYQRTETELETSLSLLHSTLESTANAIVAVNFEGEFLCYNQKFMEMWQFPDSVTLSRKCNRAKAFFESKVKDPEIFRRAVWEMSSQSDKESYELVELKDGRVFAHYSEPQRLENKIIGRVWSIWDVTESRKTEEALRLNEARFRTLAETTEASIFLIHDKHICYVNPAAEDLSGYTKKELLNNFNIDRLIKGKKLRQVQKQDGAGCCEYQEMQILTKNGVKRWLACTVGVLDGVMDFASKQVELVTAIDITDYKQAESEVRQALEQAKRLSELRERFVSMLCHQFRTPLNIVSFSADLLRRHIHQWTEEKNRSYLDLIQVAVQQISELLDEILLYGQAEAARLECEPRQLNLDRFCRDILAQVQIASGDQKLINFVTQGNCSTAYLDPKLLQHILTNLLSNAIKYSPNGSAVTFRLCCQSKEAIFQIKDSGIGIPVVDQQQMFEPFYRGSNVDSIPGTGLGLSIVKTLVDLHGGEIAVESVVGVGTTFTVKLPSTHS
- a CDS encoding IS630 family transposase (programmed frameshift), encoding MAKAYSDDFRQKVMQAIELDGLKKSEASQVFNISRNTINLWLQRKAQTGDVKPKPRKASQQSGKISDWEKFRTFVKEHGDKTQSEMAQLWDGEISQRTISRALRKIGHTRKKTYGYSQRDEAKRAALLAQLDNPKASHLVYVDESGMDERDNYGYGYSLVGERFYDLKSGRRQGRINMIAGYREGQLIAPFTVEGACNRTVFETWLETCLIPVLRPGEWVIVDNATFHHGGRIAQLIQAAGCQLVYLPPYSPDLNRIEKCWAWLKSRVRKLLPKSDNLRDAIETVLKQAAS